DNA sequence from the Candidatus Aminicenantes bacterium genome:
AGTTGCACGGCGACCGGCGTTTTGCCGACGATCCGGCCATGGTAGCCGGCATCGGTTTTTTGGAAGGGATGCCGGTGACTATCTTGGGGCAGCAGAAAGGAAAAAATGTCAAGGAAAATATCCGCC
Encoded proteins:
- a CDS encoding acetyl-CoA carboxylase carboxyl transferase subunit alpha (catalyzes the carboxylation of acetyl-CoA to malonyl-CoA; forms a tetramer composed of two alpha (AccA) and two beta (AccD) subunits; one of the two catalytic subunits that can form the acetyl CoA carboxylase enzyme together with a carrier protein), which produces MKELGLNMKTALETVRLARHGKRPTTRDYIDALIDDFIELHGDRRFADDPAMVAGIGFLEGMPVTILGQQKGKNVKENIR